A region of the Geomonas subterranea genome:
CGGGCCGATCTCGGCGTCGCCCGATGCGAAGACCCCGTCGCAGTCGGTGATCAGGGTCCTGGAGAGCATGTTGCCCATGCCGTCCTTCAGGTCCTTGCCGTCGTGCCCCTTGAGCGGCACGTACTTGGTGACGATGGTGCTCCACTTGGTGGTGTCGATCCCCGCGTCGGCCGGGATGAAGGAGAGGTCGGCGTCCTGGCCGATGGCCGGGATGATGGTGTCGCACTCGATGATGAACTCGGAGCCCGGCACCGGTTCCGGACGGCGGCGCCCGGAGGCGTCCGGCTCGCCCAGGGCCATCCTGATCAGCTCGACCCCGGTGACCTCGTTCTGGTCGTTGGCGATGACCTTGGTCGGGAGCACCTGGAACTCGAAGCGCACCCCTTCCTCGTCCGCCCCGTCGACCTCCCAGACGTCCGCCGGCATCTCGTTGCGGGAGCGGCGGTAGACCAGCACCGACTCTTCGGCCCCCTCGCGCAGCGCCACCCTGACGCAGTCGATGGCGGTGTTGCCGCCGCCGACTACGAAGACCTTCTTGCCCATCCCGGTGGGAAGGCCCAGGTACACGTTTCTCAGGAAGTCGATGCCGCCGGTCAGGAAGCCCTTGTACCCCTTGTCCTCGCCCTCGACACCCATCGGCTTGGAGCGGTGTGCGCCCGGCGCGAGGAGCACGGAGTCAAACTTCTGCCTCAGCTCGTCGAGGGTGATGTCCTTGCCCACCCGGGTGTTGTAGATGATCTCGACGCCGAGCCCCTGGATGATGTCGATGTCGCGCTGCAGCAGGTGACGCGGCTGACGGTAGGGGGGGATGCCGACGGCGACCATGCCGCCGCCCAGAGGAAGCGCTTCGTAGATGGTGACCGGGTACCCTTCCAGGGCCAGGTAATAGGCGGCGGCGAGACCTGCCGGGCCCGCCCCCACCACGGCGACCTTCTTGGACTGCTTCGCCTTGGGAGCCATCGGGGGGAGGTGGCCGTGCTGCCACTCGTAGTCGGATGCGCTGCGCTTGAGGACCATGATGTTGATCGGCTCGTCCACGTTCTTCCTGCGGCAGGCGGTCTCGCACGGGTGCGGGCAGACGCGGCCGCAGACCGAGGGAAGCGGCATCGACTCGCGGATGGTCTCCAGCGAATCGCCGAAACGGTAATCCTTCACCGACTCGATATAGGCAGGGATATCGATGTGGGCCGGGCACTTGTCCATGCAGGGGGCGGTGTACTTCTCGATGTAGCGGAATTCCGAGGAGAGACTCTTGGCGCCGCGGATGTAGTTCACGAAGGCATCGCGGAAGTGGGTCACCGCGTCGATGACCGGTACCGCCGAACTCGGGCAGAGGGTGCACTTGCAGTGCGACAAGACGCTCCCGACGTCGAGGATGGTGTCCAGGTCCTCTTCCTTGCCGCGCCCTTCCATGATCCCGGAGAGGGCGTCCATGATGACGCGCGTCCCCTTCTTGCCCGGGGTGCACTTGCCGCAGACGTACTTGGTCTGCACACGCTTCATGTACTCGGCGACCATGGCAGGGATGTCGACATCCTTGTTGTACAAAATGATGCCGTCCCAGCCGATGAAGGCCGAAAGCGGCCGCTCCCCGTCGTAGGTGGCGGGCAGCTTGAAGGAGACTTCCTTCTTCTCGCCCCCCTTGCGGTTATCAACTACGTTTCTGCCCCAGCTGGAAAAAACTACCTCTGCCACTTAGGCCTCCGAAATAGCTGTAAAATTGGCCGCATTATCGGCTAAATATTTACATTTATTAAGTAAATTGTCCGGTGCACATTGTATACAGTATCCAGTTTTTACCACATCACTCAGCTCTAATCAAGCGAAAAATCATTCGGATTATCGCTGTGGTAGGCCGTATACGACAAGCACCGACCGCGGCGTCGGGCGCTCCTCCGCATAGCTGCAATTAATGGTTGTTTTTGTCGCCGTTAGGCCCTAACATCGCCCCGGGCGCGGCGCGCCCCCCTTAAAGAACACTCAACTTTTGCAGGGAAGAGCCGATAATTATCGGGAAGCGCCCATGAACATCCTGTGGGCGTCTCCGGAGGGGTCATGGAGACCGACATTCTTGACGGCACTGGACTCAAACTGCAACTGAGCCCGAACCAGATGTCTTTGCTGGCGCAGTACACCCCGGTCGCCCAGAGACGCGCGCTGGACGCCGGGCAACTGCGCGAGGCGATCGAGGCGTCGGGGTACGGGGAGCTCTTCATTTCCCAGGACGCCCTGGTGCAGGTGCTGCAGCGCTGCGCCGTCTCTCCGGTCGCATTCACCCTGCAGATCGGCGAGCGGCGCGACGCCACCCTCGCCCTGCAGCTCTCCGACGACATGATGATGGCAACCATGACCATCCAGCCCGCCTACGGCGGGCGCCGCATCACCTTTGAAGAGGTGGAGCAGGCGCTCTCGCGAGAGGGGGTGGTTTGCGGCATCCTCTATGACGAGATCAAGGCCGCAGTGGAGGCGGGAGAGGCCAGCAAGCTGGTGATCGCCCAGGGAACGCCGCCCATCCCGGGGGAGGACAGCCAGTTCATCAGCCTGATCCCGGAGATGGCGACCCAGATGCCCCAGCTCTCCGACGACGACACGGCCGACTACCGGAACCTGGGCGATATCGTCAGCGTAAGCCTCGGCGATCCGCTCCTGCGGCACACCCACCCCACCACCGGCGTCCCGGGCGTCAACCTCCTCGGGGTGGAACTTCCCACGAGCGACGGGGTCGACATCCCCTTCGCGGACAACCTTACCGGCATCGCCTGCGACCTGAGCGATCCCGACCTGCTGGTCGCCGCCATCTCAGGCTACCCGGTGATCGTGCCGCACGGCGTCAACGTCGATCCGGTCTTCAAGGTGAAGCGGGTCGACCTCTCCACAGGAAACCTCCACTTCAAGGGGTCGCTGGACATCTCCGGCGACGTCAGTGAGGGGATGGAGGTGACCGCCACCGAGGACATCACGGTGGGCGGGATCGTGGAAGCAGCCCGGATCAAGGCGGGGGGGAACATCGTGATCGCGGGGGGAGTGATCGGCCACGGCAAGGCGGTGCAACCGGGGAAGATGGTGAGCCGTCAGGAGATGGCCCAGCTGGAGGCGGGAGGTACGGTCACGGTGCAGTTCGCCGAGAACGCGGCCATCAGCGCCGGCGGGGACATCTTCATCCGCGAACTGGCCATGCAAAGCGACCTCACCTCGGGCGGGAGCATCGTGGTCGGCGAAAAGGGGGGGCGCAAGGGGCACATCATCGGCGGGATCTGCCGGGCCATCTCACTGGTGCACGCCGTGGTGATCGGCTCCCACGCCGGGGTTCCCACGGTCATCGAGGTCGGTGTCGATCCCGCGTTGAACCGCAAACTGGAGATGGTGCAGGAAAACCTGGCCGAGAAGCAGCGGCAGCTCGACGAACTCACCAAGACCCTGGCCTACGTCAAGGAGAACCCCGGGAGCATGGACCCCGGCCTTTTGAACCTGAAGCAGCGCATCTACACCAAATGCCAGGGAGAGCTGGCCGAGCTCACCGGCGAGAAGAAAAGACTGCAAAAGAGAATGGAGATCAACGCCCTGGCCAAGGTCGAGGTGGAACGCGACGCCTTCCTGGGCGCCCAGATCAGGATCGGGTCGAGCACCCTCCTCATCGAGGAGGACCTCACCAACCCGACCTTCACCCTGGGGGAAGAGGGGATAGCATATTGAACGGGAAGGGAGCGGCATGCGTATCATAGGACTCACCGGGGGGATCGCGTCGGGCAAGACCAGCGCGGCGCAGCTGTTCGAGAAGCTCGGAGCCGCGGTCATCGACGCCGACCAGCTGGCACGGGAGGTGGTGCAGCCGGGGGAGGAGGCACTGGCGCGCATCGCGGAGACCTTTGGCGACAAGGTGCTCAACCCGGACGGCACCCTGAACCGCGCCGCGCTCGGGGGGATCGTGTTCGCCGACCCGTCGGCGCGACGCACGCTGGAGGGGATTACCCATCCCGCCATCAAGAAGAGGGCGGAAGAGAAACTGCGGCGACTCAGGGAGGCCGGGACCGGCACCGCCTTCTACGTGGCGCCCCTGCTCTTCGAGGCGGGGATCACCTCGCGGGTCCACGAGGTGTGGGTGGTTTATCTCGACCGCGAGACCCAGATCGAGCGCCTGATGGTGCGCGACGGCCTCTCGCGCGAAGCCGCGCTGTCGCGCATCGCCTCGCAGATGCCCATGGAGGAGAAAAAGAAACTGGGGAAGATCGTCATCGACAACCGCGGCAGCAGGGAGGATCTGGAGGCGCAGGTACTGAAGCTGTGGCGGGAGGAGATAGCGGACCGGCGGCAGGGATGAGCCGGGGCGACACGAAATGGGTACAACGAGAAAGGCCCCCGCTTGCGGCGGGGGCCCTTTTTTTTTCCTATTTGTGGTAACCAAGTTTCTGCGAGATCTCCTCGCCGGAGCGGATCACCAGCGGGATCAGCTCCTTCTCCAGGCGCTCGTCGGTGAAGCGCATCGAGGGACCGGAGATGCTCACCGCGCCGATGATGCGGCGGGTGTAGTCGCGGATGGGGGCGCCGACACACTTCACGCCGACATCCATCTCCTCGTCGTCGATGGCGTACCCCTGCTCGGCGATCACCTTCAGGTGCTTCTTCAGCTCCTCGCGGTCGGTCACCGTCTTCGGGGTGTAGCGCTTCATCTCCTTGGTGGGGAGGTAGTTCTCCAGCTCCTCGTCGGTCATGTAGGCGATCTGGACCTTGCCCGCCGCGGTGCAGTAGGCCGGCAGACGCGCACCGACGCGCGGCACGACCCTCACGGTCAGGTCGGTCTCCACCACGTCGAGGTAGACGATGTGGAACTCCTTGAGGATGGCCACGTAGGTGGTCTCGTTGCACTCCTTGACCAGCGCCTCGAGCACCGGTCGGGACTGGCGCAGAAGGCCCATCTGCTTGATGAAGGTCTGGCCCAGCTCCAGGGTCTTGAGCCCCAGGCGGTAGTTTTCCGTTACCTTGTTCTGCTCTATGTAGTTCCGGGATTCCAGAGTGGCCAGAAGCCGGAAAACGTTGTTCTTGTGAAGCTTCAGCCTCTTGCTCAGCTCGGTCACGCCCAGTTCGTCCACCTCGTCGTGGAACTGCTCCAGGAGGTCGAGTGCATGGGAGACGGCCTGAATGATGTACTCAGATTTCTCTTTTTTCGCCATTGGCTGCACCTATGAATATCAGGAAAAATTTCAAACAATATTAACTAGGCCATTTAATAAACCGTGTCAAGAAAATTAATCGCTTGATAAACGGTTTTAATGTGTTTAAACTCGCCCTTGTCCGGCTCCCCCCGGGATGGGATGTTGACCGGGGTGGTAAAACAGCTTCCACTGGTAAAGTCGGCATGATGCGGCTCCGGATAGTGTCATACAGGCAAAATATAGAATTATGTTCTAGAAATGTCAAGCAGCAAGAAGTACAAAGGGATGCGATCTTGAAGGGGCCGGCGTCCGGTCACCGGCACCGGCGAAGCGGCGGAGAGCGAACATGCGCCTCAACCTGATTTCAAAGCTCGCCCTGGCGACGGGACTGGTGCTTTTGTGCACCATGGCCCTGTTCGCCTATCTGAACCTGAGAAGCCTGAAAGGGCTGCTGCTGCAGGAGGCGATCTCCGAGGCGGACCGCATCACCGAGACCATCATCCGCACCACCCATAACCAGATGCTGCGTGACGACCGTCCCCTGTTCTACAAGACCATCGAGGAGATCGGCAATCAGCAGGGGGTGGAGCGGATCCGCCTGATCAACAAGACCGGGCGCATCATCTTCTCGACGGACGACGCGGAGACCGGAACGGTGCTGGGGAAGCACACCGAGATCTGCGCCGTCTGCCACGGCGGTCCGCAACTGCTGCTGACCGCCTCCTCCAAGAACCGCAGCCGCCGCTTCTACGGCAACTCCGGCGCCGAATTTCTCGGCATCACCAACGCCATCTACAACGAGGAGAGCTGCTACACCGCGAGCTGCCACTTCCACCCCGAGAAGTACAAGGTGCTCGGCGTGCTGGACGTGGTGGTCCCTCTGGACCGGATGCACTCCCTGCTGGGCGCCTACCGCAACCGGATGCTGCTTTTGACCCTGCTCCTGCTCACCCTCACCTCCTTGAGCCTCACCTTCTTCACCCAGAAACTGGTCAACCGCCCGGTGCGGGAACTCCTGGAGCATACCCAGATGCTTTCGCGGGGCGAGCTGGACGGCGCGGTGCACAGCTTCGCCCACGACGAGATGGGGGAGCTGGCCGAGTCCTTCAACACCATGACGCTCAACCTGAAGAAGGCCCGCCAGGAGCTCGAGGGGTGGGGGCGCGATCTCGAGCAGATGGTGCAGCAAAGGACCCGGGAGATCACCCGGATGCAGGCGCAGCTGATCCGCTCGGAGAAGCTCGCCTCACTGGGGGAGCTGGTTGCCGGCATCGCACACGAAATCAACAACCCGCTCACCGGGATACTGGTGTTCGCCTCCCTGATCCAGGGTAACCCCAAGCTCGACCCCGTCCTCAAGAACGACATCGAGACCGTGCTGAGGGAAACCAAGCGCTGCGCCGGCATCGTCAAGGGGCTCCTCGAGTTCGCCCGCTGCGCGCCGCCGCAAAAGGCCCCCTGTTCGCTGAACGACATCTCCGACAGGGCGCTCGAGCTGGTCAGGCACCAGATCCTGTTCCAGGACGTCACCATCACCAGAAACTACACCGGGCGCATCCCGCCGCTGCTGCTCGACCCCAACCAGATCGAGCAGGTCCTGGTCAACGTCCTGGTCAACGCCGGACACGCCATGCGGGGCGAGGGGGTGGTCATGGTGGTCACCGGTCTGGCCCCGGCGCAGTGGCAGGCCTTCATCAAGATCAGCGACAACGGCTGCGGCATCCCGGAGGCCAACCTGGGCCGGATCTTCGACCCTTTCTTCACCACCAAGGCCAACAAGGGAACCGGCCTCGGGCTCTCCGTCTCCTACGGCATCATCCAGGAGCACGGCGGACGGATCGAGGTGCAAAGCCAGGAGGGTTCCGGCACCACCTTCACCATATTCCTCCCCATCCCCGAGCAGGACGCCGCCGCTCCCCCCCCCACCGATCCGGGGCACGCCGGACTCACGGCCGACCCCCCGGGGGCGTAAAGCTGTATACGGGACGACTTTTCCCGCCACGCCCCCCCTTCCCGGCGCACCGCGCAGGGCGCAACTGCGCGGAAGAAAACGATTGACAGCGCGTGACCGTATTGTTAGTTTACGGTCGGGTCACGCCCGGCTCGCGCCGCGGTCCGGCCCGGCCAGCCTCAACGTCACGCAGTACCGGAGCAGCAGTGAACATCACCACCAACGGCGAAGCCGTATCGATCGATCCCCTCACGGTTCAGCAGTACCTGGTCTCCCTCGGCATCGACCCGCGCCGCGTCGCGGTCGAGCTGAACCAGGAGATCCTCCCCAAGGCGCAGTACGAGAGCACCCTGCTCAACGAAGGGGACACCCTGGAGATCGTCCATTTCGTGGGAGGAGGCGCCGTTCGCGGCTAGGAAATCACGCCGCGAGCCTCCCGCTCGTCTCCCGCTCACCGTACGGTCCCGTTGCATCCGGGCCGGACGGACCATCTGACAAGACGCTACCGATTGGAGAACAGTGATGCCCGTAACAAACGACAAGCTCGTCATAGCAGGACGCGAATTCGACTCCCGCCTCATGGTGGGGACCGGCAAGTACGCCGATTTCCAGCAGATGGTGCGTGCCATCGAGGTTTCCGGCGCCCAGATCATCACCGTCGCCGTAAGAAGGGTGAACATCTCGGACCGGAGCAAGGAATCGCTTCTGGACCACATCGACCTGAAGAAATACACCCTGCTCCCCAACACCGCCGGCTGCTACACCGCCGACGACGCCATCCGCACCTGCCGGCTGGCCCGCGAGGCTGGGCTCTCCGACTTCGTGAAGCTCGAGGTGCTCGGTGATGAAAAGACGCTGTTCCCCAACAACGAGGAGCTTTTGAAGGCAGCCAAGGTGCTCATCGCCGAAGGGTTCACCGTGCTCCCCTACACCAGCGACGACCCGATCATCTGCAAGAAGCTGGAGGACATGGGGTGCGCCGCCGTGATGCCCCTCGGGGCCCCGATCGGCTCGGGACTCGGCATCCGCAACCCGTACAACATCCAGATCATCCTCGAGACGGTCAAGGTACCGGTCATCGTGGACGCCGGGGTCGGCACCGCATCCGACGCTGCCATCGCCATGGAGCTTGGCTGCGACGGCGTGCTGATGAACACCGCCATCGCCGGGGCGCAGGATCCGGTCGCCATGGCCGAGGCGATGAACCTCGCCGTCCGCGCCGGCAGGCTCGCCTACCGCGCGGGGCGCATCCCGAGGAAGCTCTACGCCACCGCATCCTCACCGCTGGCGGGCCTCATCGCGTGAAAGGGCTCGACTCCCCCTGGATAGATTTCAACCTCTACCTGATCACCGGGCGCGGT
Encoded here:
- the thiS gene encoding sulfur carrier protein ThiS, which translates into the protein MNITTNGEAVSIDPLTVQQYLVSLGIDPRRVAVELNQEILPKAQYESTLLNEGDTLEIVHFVGGGAVRG
- a CDS encoding sensor histidine kinase, with the protein product MRLNLISKLALATGLVLLCTMALFAYLNLRSLKGLLLQEAISEADRITETIIRTTHNQMLRDDRPLFYKTIEEIGNQQGVERIRLINKTGRIIFSTDDAETGTVLGKHTEICAVCHGGPQLLLTASSKNRSRRFYGNSGAEFLGITNAIYNEESCYTASCHFHPEKYKVLGVLDVVVPLDRMHSLLGAYRNRMLLLTLLLLTLTSLSLTFFTQKLVNRPVRELLEHTQMLSRGELDGAVHSFAHDEMGELAESFNTMTLNLKKARQELEGWGRDLEQMVQQRTREITRMQAQLIRSEKLASLGELVAGIAHEINNPLTGILVFASLIQGNPKLDPVLKNDIETVLRETKRCAGIVKGLLEFARCAPPQKAPCSLNDISDRALELVRHQILFQDVTITRNYTGRIPPLLLDPNQIEQVLVNVLVNAGHAMRGEGVVMVVTGLAPAQWQAFIKISDNGCGIPEANLGRIFDPFFTTKANKGTGLGLSVSYGIIQEHGGRIEVQSQEGSGTTFTIFLPIPEQDAAAPPPTDPGHAGLTADPPGA
- a CDS encoding IclR family transcriptional regulator, translated to MAKKEKSEYIIQAVSHALDLLEQFHDEVDELGVTELSKRLKLHKNNVFRLLATLESRNYIEQNKVTENYRLGLKTLELGQTFIKQMGLLRQSRPVLEALVKECNETTYVAILKEFHIVYLDVVETDLTVRVVPRVGARLPAYCTAAGKVQIAYMTDEELENYLPTKEMKRYTPKTVTDREELKKHLKVIAEQGYAIDDEEMDVGVKCVGAPIRDYTRRIIGAVSISGPSMRFTDERLEKELIPLVIRSGEEISQKLGYHK
- a CDS encoding FAD-dependent oxidoreductase codes for the protein MAEVVFSSWGRNVVDNRKGGEKKEVSFKLPATYDGERPLSAFIGWDGIILYNKDVDIPAMVAEYMKRVQTKYVCGKCTPGKKGTRVIMDALSGIMEGRGKEEDLDTILDVGSVLSHCKCTLCPSSAVPVIDAVTHFRDAFVNYIRGAKSLSSEFRYIEKYTAPCMDKCPAHIDIPAYIESVKDYRFGDSLETIRESMPLPSVCGRVCPHPCETACRRKNVDEPINIMVLKRSASDYEWQHGHLPPMAPKAKQSKKVAVVGAGPAGLAAAYYLALEGYPVTIYEALPLGGGMVAVGIPPYRQPRHLLQRDIDIIQGLGVEIIYNTRVGKDITLDELRQKFDSVLLAPGAHRSKPMGVEGEDKGYKGFLTGGIDFLRNVYLGLPTGMGKKVFVVGGGNTAIDCVRVALREGAEESVLVYRRSRNEMPADVWEVDGADEEGVRFEFQVLPTKVIANDQNEVTGVELIRMALGEPDASGRRRPEPVPGSEFIIECDTIIPAIGQDADLSFIPADAGIDTTKWSTIVTKYVPLKGHDGKDLKDGMGNMLSRTLITDCDGVFASGDAEIGPLTVVACVGNGHRAAKVIQRYLEGKGVDLTDDERMEDILTYFGVYDKNEDVQWLDSASREHQKEVHGRERASYKNYCEVELGYGNSQAVREAERCLRCYRVAMVAV
- the coaE gene encoding dephospho-CoA kinase (Dephospho-CoA kinase (CoaE) performs the final step in coenzyme A biosynthesis.) encodes the protein MRIIGLTGGIASGKTSAAQLFEKLGAAVIDADQLAREVVQPGEEALARIAETFGDKVLNPDGTLNRAALGGIVFADPSARRTLEGITHPAIKKRAEEKLRRLREAGTGTAFYVAPLLFEAGITSRVHEVWVVYLDRETQIERLMVRDGLSREAALSRIASQMPMEEKKKLGKIVIDNRGSREDLEAQVLKLWREEIADRRQG
- a CDS encoding thiazole synthase, whose product is MPVTNDKLVIAGREFDSRLMVGTGKYADFQQMVRAIEVSGAQIITVAVRRVNISDRSKESLLDHIDLKKYTLLPNTAGCYTADDAIRTCRLAREAGLSDFVKLEVLGDEKTLFPNNEELLKAAKVLIAEGFTVLPYTSDDPIICKKLEDMGCAAVMPLGAPIGSGLGIRNPYNIQIILETVKVPVIVDAGVGTASDAAIAMELGCDGVLMNTAIAGAQDPVAMAEAMNLAVRAGRLAYRAGRIPRKLYATASSPLAGLIA
- a CDS encoding DUF342 domain-containing protein; translation: METDILDGTGLKLQLSPNQMSLLAQYTPVAQRRALDAGQLREAIEASGYGELFISQDALVQVLQRCAVSPVAFTLQIGERRDATLALQLSDDMMMATMTIQPAYGGRRITFEEVEQALSREGVVCGILYDEIKAAVEAGEASKLVIAQGTPPIPGEDSQFISLIPEMATQMPQLSDDDTADYRNLGDIVSVSLGDPLLRHTHPTTGVPGVNLLGVELPTSDGVDIPFADNLTGIACDLSDPDLLVAAISGYPVIVPHGVNVDPVFKVKRVDLSTGNLHFKGSLDISGDVSEGMEVTATEDITVGGIVEAARIKAGGNIVIAGGVIGHGKAVQPGKMVSRQEMAQLEAGGTVTVQFAENAAISAGGDIFIRELAMQSDLTSGGSIVVGEKGGRKGHIIGGICRAISLVHAVVIGSHAGVPTVIEVGVDPALNRKLEMVQENLAEKQRQLDELTKTLAYVKENPGSMDPGLLNLKQRIYTKCQGELAELTGEKKRLQKRMEINALAKVEVERDAFLGAQIRIGSSTLLIEEDLTNPTFTLGEEGIAY